From one Pseudomonas sp. B21-048 genomic stretch:
- a CDS encoding cytochrome b, protein MQLRNSSSRYGGVSIFMHWGVALAVFGLFALGLWMVGLDYYSSWRKDAPDLHKSIGLVLFAVMLLRVLWRFISPPPPPLQSYSRMTRLGAVFGHAFLYLGLFAVMIAGYLISTADGVGIPVFGLFEIPALVSGLPDQADTAGVIHLYLAWALVIFSGLHALAALKHHFIDRDATLARMLGRKA, encoded by the coding sequence ATGCAGCTACGTAACTCTTCTTCCCGCTACGGTGGGGTCAGCATTTTCATGCACTGGGGCGTGGCGCTCGCGGTCTTTGGCCTGTTCGCACTAGGGCTGTGGATGGTCGGTCTCGATTACTACAGTTCGTGGCGCAAAGATGCGCCGGATCTGCACAAGAGCATTGGCCTGGTGTTATTCGCCGTCATGTTGCTGCGGGTGTTGTGGCGCTTCATCAGCCCACCGCCGCCGCCCCTGCAGAGTTACAGCCGCATGACGCGTCTTGGCGCTGTGTTCGGCCACGCCTTCCTGTATCTCGGTCTGTTCGCCGTGATGATTGCCGGTTACCTGATTTCCACCGCAGACGGTGTCGGGATCCCGGTGTTTGGCCTGTTTGAAATTCCTGCGCTGGTTTCCGGACTACCGGACCAGGCAGATACCGCGGGTGTGATCCATTTGTACCTGGCGTGGGCGCTGGTCATTTTTTCCGGCCTCCATGCGTTGGCAGCATTGAAACACCACTTTATTGACCGTGATGCGACCCTGGCGCGAATGCTGGGACGCAAAGCCTGA
- a CDS encoding YncE family protein, producing the protein MRHDSSSSLVGMDNQSISIPVGEGPRGIAISEDGSRVFVCNYISGNVSVINTRNRKVIRTIAVERYPQSIVLAHRGKRAYVTNYGSGSVSVIDTKTYDVGHVTVGRHPWGIVVSRDGKYVYVTVRQGKEWLAIIDTRTYAVSRVLGLPSPSISVDISQDNSRLYISSTNSPAGPYQDALTVISSKTFEVLNIFQTEKYPSAVTVSPDGRKVYIVCLDARKLTVLDTGSSSIRHFDFVTCEGKIVFGEKNAYAVDQAKKEVVEINTTTYGIIRRVPIPGAFEPYDMVLDQHNRAYISDYQSDEVHSVDLA; encoded by the coding sequence ATGCGTCACGATTCAAGTTCATCACTGGTGGGAATGGACAATCAATCCATTTCGATACCTGTAGGAGAAGGACCCCGTGGGATAGCCATCAGCGAGGATGGATCACGGGTTTTCGTTTGCAATTACATTTCGGGCAATGTGTCAGTGATCAACACCCGGAACAGAAAAGTCATCCGCACCATCGCTGTCGAGCGTTATCCCCAAAGCATTGTTCTTGCCCATAGAGGGAAGAGAGCTTACGTGACCAACTACGGTTCAGGTTCGGTTTCCGTTATTGACACTAAAACTTACGACGTGGGCCACGTTACAGTGGGAAGGCATCCTTGGGGGATTGTAGTCAGCCGGGACGGAAAGTATGTTTACGTCACCGTTCGACAAGGTAAAGAGTGGTTGGCAATTATTGATACCCGCACTTATGCGGTGAGCAGAGTTCTAGGATTACCCTCACCGTCCATCAGCGTGGATATCAGCCAGGACAATTCGCGTCTTTATATTTCCAGCACCAACTCTCCTGCCGGCCCGTATCAAGACGCACTCACGGTTATCAGCAGCAAGACTTTCGAAGTTCTCAATATCTTCCAGACCGAAAAATATCCCTCAGCGGTTACCGTCAGTCCCGACGGCAGAAAAGTGTATATCGTGTGTCTGGACGCTCGAAAACTGACCGTGCTGGACACGGGATCATCGAGCATCCGGCATTTCGACTTTGTGACTTGCGAAGGAAAAATAGTGTTCGGCGAGAAAAACGCTTATGCCGTTGATCAAGCCAAAAAAGAGGTCGTGGAAATTAATACCACCACGTATGGAATTATTCGCCGGGTTCCCATTCCCGGTGCTTTCGAACCATATGACATGGTGCTTGATCAACATAACCGTGCCTATATCAGCGACTATCAAAGCGACGAAGTACACAGTGTCGATCTAGCTTAG